The following proteins are co-located in the Shouchella hunanensis genome:
- a CDS encoding NETI motif-containing protein has product MKKKQRFEVKEGESIDECLQRMQQLGYQPIKRMEKPVFTEVKGKEPVWKKQQIMFEGILIDNQQEKS; this is encoded by the coding sequence ATGAAGAAAAAGCAGCGGTTTGAAGTGAAGGAAGGCGAATCAATTGACGAGTGCTTGCAGCGAATGCAGCAGCTTGGTTATCAACCAATAAAACGAATGGAAAAACCTGTTTTTACAGAAGTAAAAGGAAAAGAGCCAGTCTGGAAAAAACAACAAATTATGTTTGAGGGTATTCTCATTGATAACCAACAGGAAAAGAGCTAG
- the purE gene encoding 5-(carboxyamino)imidazole ribonucleotide mutase: MNQPRIGVIMGSTSDWPTMKHACDVLDELGVAYEKEVVSAHRTPDLMFEYAEQALHKGLNVIIAGAGGAAHLPGMVAAKTTVPVIGVPIQSKALNGLDSLLSIVQMPGGVPVATVAIGKAGATNAGLLAAQILGIEDTRIQERLQARREKIRQTVMDHRGDLQ, translated from the coding sequence ATGAACCAACCACGAATTGGCGTCATAATGGGAAGCACGTCAGATTGGCCGACGATGAAACATGCATGTGATGTGTTAGATGAATTAGGCGTAGCGTATGAAAAAGAAGTTGTTTCTGCTCATCGAACGCCAGATTTAATGTTTGAATATGCAGAGCAAGCCCTTCATAAAGGACTAAACGTGATAATTGCTGGAGCGGGAGGCGCAGCTCACTTACCTGGTATGGTAGCCGCTAAAACGACAGTACCTGTCATAGGTGTGCCCATTCAATCGAAGGCATTAAATGGATTGGATTCTCTTCTTTCGATTGTACAAATGCCTGGAGGTGTCCCGGTTGCTACTGTTGCAATTGGAAAAGCAGGAGCAACGAATGCAGGACTTTTGGCAGCACAAATTCTTGGAATAGAAGATACACGTATACAGGAACGCTTACAGGCAAGAAGAGAAAAAATTAGACAGACGGTGATGGATCATCGGGGTGATTTACAATGA
- the purK gene encoding 5-(carboxyamino)imidazole ribonucleotide synthase: MTIVQPGSTIGIIGGGQLGRMMALSAKAMGYRIAVLDPTPDAPCAQVADHVITASYDDYEACKELAAMSDVITYEFENIDEQAAAQLLAVSDFPQGYQVLATTQHRLKEKQALRQLHVPVAPFASIQSLHDLEEAVAITNFPAVLKTCRGGYDGKGQKVVHTWDELTEAAENLLTYGELVLEAFVPFTCEVSVIATKSRHGEIAIFPVVENEHQDSILHRTIVPARVSELVEKKAKQIAMQIVDGLEVVGTLAVEMFVTVENKLVVNELAPRPHNSGHYTIEACKTSQFEQHIRAICGLPLGETTLLTPAVMENLLGEHVAPLMERLNELNSISLHLYGKKEAKWKRKMGHLTVLGEDTTRCLQTLDAFWEKKMKVLEEIE, from the coding sequence ATGACCATTGTTCAACCAGGAAGCACGATTGGCATTATTGGTGGTGGTCAGCTAGGGAGAATGATGGCGTTGTCTGCAAAAGCAATGGGGTATCGAATTGCTGTGCTTGATCCGACTCCGGACGCACCTTGTGCTCAAGTGGCAGATCATGTCATTACGGCTTCTTACGATGATTATGAAGCTTGCAAAGAACTGGCAGCAATGAGTGATGTCATTACGTATGAATTTGAAAATATTGATGAACAAGCAGCCGCGCAATTATTGGCGGTTAGTGACTTTCCACAAGGATATCAAGTGCTGGCGACAACACAGCATCGATTAAAGGAAAAACAGGCATTACGTCAACTTCATGTGCCTGTTGCTCCGTTTGCTTCTATTCAATCTCTTCATGATCTAGAAGAAGCCGTTGCGATAACGAACTTTCCGGCGGTATTGAAAACGTGCCGAGGTGGTTACGATGGAAAAGGACAGAAAGTGGTTCATACATGGGATGAACTGACAGAGGCCGCAGAGAACCTCCTTACTTATGGTGAGCTTGTTTTAGAAGCTTTTGTTCCCTTTACTTGTGAAGTTTCAGTGATTGCAACAAAATCTCGTCATGGTGAGATTGCGATTTTTCCAGTAGTGGAAAACGAACACCAAGACAGTATTTTGCATCGTACGATTGTGCCAGCTCGTGTTAGTGAATTAGTGGAAAAGAAAGCAAAACAAATTGCCATGCAGATTGTTGATGGACTCGAAGTGGTTGGGACGTTAGCGGTTGAGATGTTTGTAACAGTTGAGAACAAATTAGTTGTGAATGAACTTGCCCCTAGACCGCACAATTCTGGGCATTATACAATAGAGGCTTGTAAGACCTCTCAATTTGAACAGCATATCCGTGCCATTTGTGGGTTACCACTAGGGGAAACGACGTTGCTAACTCCTGCTGTTATGGAAAATCTACTCGGAGAGCATGTTGCACCGCTTATGGAACGTTTGAATGAACTGAACAGCATTTCCCTTCATTTATATGGAAAGAAAGAAGCCAAATGGAAGCGGAAAATGGGTCATTTAACAGTGCTCGGAGAAGATACAACAAGGTGTTTGCAAACCCTTGATGCCTTTTGGGAGAAAAAAATGAAAGTCTTGGAGGAAATAGAATGA
- the purB gene encoding adenylosuccinate lyase, with product MIERYTRPEMGAIWTDENRYQAWLEVEIVACEAWAELGEIPEEDVKKIRENASFDVNRILEIEEETRHDVVAFTRAVSETLGEERKWVHYGLTSTDVVDTALSYLLKQANDILAADLNRFLDIIKQKANEHKFTIMMGRTHGVHAEPTTFGLKLALWYEEMKRNIERFEHAAEGVRFGKLSGAVGTYANIDPRVEEIVCKKLGLNPAPISTQTLQRDRHAEYMASLALIATSIEKFAVEIRGLQKSELREVEEFFAKGQKGSSAMPHKRNPIGSENMTGLARLIRGYMNTAYDNVVLWHERDISHSSAERVILPDATITLNYMLNRFGNIVKNLTVFPENMKRNMTRTYGLIYSQRVLLSLIDKGMVREEAYDLVQPKATQAWEEGVQFRELIENEPKITDVLSNEELDECFNYEHHMKHVDTIFNRLGINE from the coding sequence ATGATTGAACGTTATACTCGTCCTGAAATGGGTGCCATTTGGACCGATGAAAACCGTTATCAAGCGTGGCTAGAAGTGGAAATTGTTGCGTGTGAGGCGTGGGCGGAGCTTGGCGAAATTCCGGAAGAAGATGTGAAAAAAATTCGTGAAAATGCGAGCTTCGATGTGAACCGAATCTTAGAAATTGAAGAGGAAACGCGCCATGATGTTGTTGCATTTACTCGAGCCGTTTCAGAAACATTGGGTGAAGAACGCAAGTGGGTGCACTACGGTCTTACATCAACAGATGTTGTTGATACAGCGTTATCCTACTTACTGAAGCAAGCAAATGATATTCTTGCAGCTGATCTTAATCGATTCTTAGACATTATTAAACAAAAAGCAAACGAACATAAATTTACCATTATGATGGGCCGTACTCACGGTGTCCATGCTGAACCAACGACGTTCGGTTTAAAGCTTGCTCTATGGTATGAAGAAATGAAACGTAATATTGAACGTTTTGAACATGCTGCAGAAGGTGTTCGTTTTGGAAAACTATCTGGAGCTGTCGGAACCTATGCAAATATTGATCCACGTGTAGAAGAAATTGTTTGTAAGAAACTTGGGCTAAATCCAGCGCCAATTTCTACACAAACGCTACAGCGTGACCGTCATGCGGAATATATGGCGAGTTTAGCTCTTATCGCTACGTCGATTGAAAAATTCGCTGTTGAAATTCGTGGACTTCAAAAAAGCGAACTTCGAGAAGTAGAAGAGTTTTTTGCCAAAGGGCAAAAAGGCTCATCAGCAATGCCACATAAACGAAATCCCATTGGCTCTGAAAATATGACCGGCTTGGCTCGACTCATTCGCGGCTATATGAATACTGCTTATGACAATGTTGTACTTTGGCATGAGCGTGACATTTCTCACTCGTCAGCTGAGCGTGTTATTTTACCAGATGCAACCATTACATTAAATTACATGTTAAATCGTTTCGGAAACATTGTGAAGAATTTAACGGTGTTTCCTGAGAATATGAAGCGAAATATGACACGTACGTACGGATTAATTTATTCCCAGCGTGTATTGCTCAGTTTAATTGATAAAGGGATGGTACGTGAAGAAGCGTATGATTTGGTTCAGCCAAAAGCGACTCAAGCTTGGGAAGAAGGCGTGCAATTCCGCGAACTCATTGAAAATGAGCCGAAAATTACCGACGTGCTTTCGAATGAAGAATTAGATGAGTGCTTTAATTATGAACACCATATGAAACACGTGGATACCATTTTTAATCGTTTAGGAATAAACGAGTAA
- the purC gene encoding phosphoribosylaminoimidazolesuccinocarboxamide synthase, translating to MTKQDLLYEGKAKRIYRTEEADTLWVEYKDEATAFNGEKKDTVLGKAKLNNEISSHLFMRLAEQGIPSHFVRRLSDTEQLVKQVTIIPLEVVVRNVVAGSMAKRLGIEEGTALPRPIVEFYYKDDALGDPLITEDHIGLLAAASQNEVETLKRMALAVNEQLSELFDGINVRLIDFKLEFGRTKEGTILLADEISPDTCRLWDKDTNQRLDKDLFRRNIGNLQEGYQEILNRLTV from the coding sequence GTGACAAAACAAGACTTGCTCTATGAAGGTAAGGCAAAACGCATTTATCGGACAGAAGAAGCAGACACACTTTGGGTGGAGTACAAAGATGAAGCAACAGCATTCAATGGTGAAAAGAAAGATACAGTTCTAGGCAAAGCAAAGCTAAATAACGAGATTTCTTCGCATCTTTTTATGCGTCTTGCCGAGCAGGGGATTCCGTCTCACTTTGTTCGGAGATTATCTGACACAGAACAGCTTGTCAAACAAGTAACAATTATCCCGTTAGAAGTGGTTGTCCGTAATGTGGTAGCAGGCAGTATGGCAAAACGTCTTGGTATAGAAGAAGGAACAGCCCTTCCAAGACCCATTGTTGAATTTTACTATAAAGACGATGCCCTCGGTGATCCTTTGATCACTGAGGACCATATCGGTCTTTTAGCAGCAGCAAGTCAAAATGAAGTAGAAACGTTAAAAAGGATGGCATTAGCGGTCAATGAACAGTTGAGTGAATTATTTGACGGTATTAACGTTCGTTTAATTGATTTCAAACTTGAATTCGGACGCACAAAAGAAGGAACGATCCTTTTAGCGGATGAAATCTCGCCTGATACATGTCGATTGTGGGATAAAGATACGAACCAACGACTTGATAAAGATTTGTTTCGACGTAATATTGGTAATCTTCAAGAAGGTTATCAAGAGATTTTAAATCGACTCACCGTTTAA
- the purS gene encoding phosphoribosylformylglycinamidine synthase subunit PurS produces the protein MYKVKVYVTLRESVLDPQGVAVKDALHTMNYAEVADVRIGKYLELQLEDVANVDERVKEMCEKLLANTVIEDYRFDVEEVVPS, from the coding sequence ATGTATAAAGTAAAGGTGTATGTAACATTACGTGAAAGTGTTTTAGATCCACAAGGAGTTGCTGTAAAAGATGCACTCCACACAATGAACTATGCAGAAGTAGCAGATGTTCGAATTGGGAAGTATTTAGAACTACAGCTTGAAGATGTGGCAAATGTAGATGAGCGAGTAAAAGAAATGTGTGAAAAGCTACTTGCGAATACGGTTATTGAAGATTATCGCTTTGATGTGGAGGAGGTTGTCCCATCATGA
- the purQ gene encoding phosphoribosylformylglycinamidine synthase subunit PurQ: MKFAVIVFPGSNCDADMYHAIKDGLGEEVEYVFHTETSLDGYDAVLLPGGFSHGDYLRSGAIARFAPIMPAVVEAANAGKPVLGVCNGFQILLESGLLPGAMKRNIDLKFICRNVELRVENNETVFTSSYKQGETVLIPVAHGEGNYECDDETYEKMLANKQIVFRYNEHVNGSKAQIAGIVNEQGNVLGMMPHPERAVDSLLGNQQGLALFTSILSNWRESYVTTS, from the coding sequence ATGAAGTTTGCAGTCATTGTCTTTCCCGGTTCCAACTGTGATGCCGACATGTACCATGCTATTAAAGATGGATTAGGTGAAGAGGTAGAGTATGTATTTCATACTGAGACATCATTAGATGGTTATGATGCTGTGTTATTGCCAGGTGGATTCTCCCACGGAGACTATTTGCGTTCGGGTGCAATTGCTCGGTTCGCTCCTATTATGCCGGCTGTTGTGGAGGCAGCGAACGCTGGAAAGCCGGTGCTAGGTGTATGTAACGGATTTCAAATTCTACTAGAGTCAGGCTTATTGCCAGGAGCAATGAAGCGTAACATTGACTTAAAATTTATTTGTCGTAATGTCGAGCTTCGAGTTGAAAACAATGAGACAGTATTCACATCTTCTTACAAGCAAGGCGAAACCGTCCTTATTCCAGTTGCCCATGGTGAAGGGAATTATGAGTGTGATGATGAAACGTATGAGAAAATGCTAGCCAACAAGCAAATCGTTTTTCGCTACAACGAGCATGTAAATGGTTCAAAAGCGCAAATTGCCGGAATTGTAAATGAACAAGGGAATGTGCTCGGTATGATGCCACACCCTGAGCGAGCTGTCGATTCACTACTCGGAAATCAGCAAGGTCTGGCGCTATTTACATCGATTTTATCCAACTGGAGGGAATCTTATGTCACTACTTCTTGA
- the purL gene encoding phosphoribosylformylglycinamidine synthase subunit PurL gives MSLLLEPSAETIKEKKLYKEMGLTDEEFTLAESIVGRPLNFTETGLFSVMWSEHCSYKNSKVLLKKFPIDGEKVLQGPGEGAGIIDIEDEQAVVFKIESHNHPSAIEPYQGAATGVGGILRDVFSMGARPIALLNSLRFGELQSPKVKYLFEEVVAGIAGYGNCIGVPTVGGEVQFDPCYEANPLVNAMCVGLIDHKDIQKGQAKGIGNTVMYVGASTGRDGIHGATFASEELSDSSDEKRPAVQVGDPFMEKLLLEACLEVVKCDALIGIQDMGAAGLTSSSAEMASKAGSGIEMNLDLVPQRETGMTPYEMMLSESQERMLLVVEKGREDEIKAIFEHWNLHAVEVGVVTDDRRLRLLHNGEVVADVPVDALAEDAPVYHKPSQVPAYFEEFQAEAPFVPTISDAKETLVHLLAQPTIASKEWVYQQYDHMVQTNTVVSPGSDAAVVRIRGTKKALAMTTDCNSRYLYLDPEVGGKIAIAEAARNIVCSGAIPLGVTDCLNYGNPERPEIFWQLEKSTDGLSEACRVLDTPVIGGNVSLYNERSGGAVYPTPVIGMVGLVEDVSYITTQTVKEAGDILYVIGETKPEFGGSEIQKVIQGNLSGKAPTIDLEVEKDRQQQLLSAIRAGIVASAHDVAEGGMAVAIAEKLFGTSFGAQVNWTNDVADLFAESQSRFVVTVKEAHRQQFEQVVRDAKRIGTVTAEETLQITTDGETILSAAVKELESAWKGAIPCLLKSKD, from the coding sequence ATGTCACTACTTCTTGAGCCAAGTGCAGAAACAATTAAAGAGAAAAAACTTTATAAAGAAATGGGATTAACGGATGAAGAATTTACGTTAGCGGAAAGCATTGTCGGGCGCCCTTTAAATTTCACGGAGACTGGTTTATTCTCTGTCATGTGGTCCGAGCATTGTAGCTATAAAAATTCGAAAGTTTTGTTGAAAAAATTTCCTATAGATGGTGAAAAAGTACTGCAAGGACCAGGTGAAGGTGCTGGTATTATCGATATTGAAGACGAGCAAGCGGTTGTATTCAAAATTGAAAGTCACAATCACCCATCAGCGATTGAACCATATCAAGGCGCGGCAACAGGTGTTGGTGGAATTTTACGTGATGTGTTTTCAATGGGTGCTCGTCCAATTGCCTTGTTAAATTCTCTACGATTTGGAGAGCTACAGTCACCTAAAGTAAAGTACTTGTTTGAAGAAGTAGTAGCGGGTATTGCTGGCTATGGCAATTGTATAGGCGTGCCGACTGTGGGCGGAGAAGTCCAATTTGATCCTTGTTATGAAGCGAATCCGCTCGTGAATGCGATGTGTGTCGGTTTAATTGATCACAAGGATATTCAAAAAGGACAGGCTAAAGGTATCGGCAACACAGTTATGTATGTAGGTGCAAGTACTGGTAGAGATGGCATTCATGGCGCCACGTTTGCGTCAGAAGAATTAAGTGATTCATCCGATGAAAAGCGGCCAGCTGTGCAAGTGGGGGATCCATTTATGGAGAAGCTGCTTCTTGAGGCATGCCTTGAAGTGGTGAAATGTGACGCATTAATTGGAATTCAAGATATGGGTGCAGCAGGACTAACGTCTTCATCAGCAGAAATGGCGAGTAAGGCAGGTTCTGGTATTGAAATGAATTTAGATCTTGTTCCTCAGCGTGAAACAGGCATGACGCCTTACGAAATGATGTTATCTGAATCACAAGAACGAATGCTATTAGTCGTAGAAAAAGGGCGAGAAGACGAAATTAAAGCCATTTTTGAACACTGGAATCTCCATGCTGTTGAAGTTGGTGTTGTAACGGATGATCGTCGCTTACGTCTTCTTCACAACGGAGAAGTGGTTGCGGACGTGCCTGTAGATGCACTTGCGGAAGATGCCCCGGTTTATCACAAACCATCCCAGGTGCCAGCTTATTTTGAGGAATTTCAAGCAGAAGCACCATTTGTACCAACTATTTCTGATGCAAAAGAAACGCTTGTTCACTTGCTTGCACAACCAACGATTGCAAGCAAAGAGTGGGTTTACCAGCAGTATGATCATATGGTGCAGACGAATACGGTTGTGTCGCCTGGATCAGATGCTGCGGTTGTAAGAATTCGTGGAACAAAGAAAGCACTTGCCATGACAACAGATTGCAACTCACGCTACTTATACTTAGATCCTGAAGTCGGTGGAAAAATTGCGATCGCAGAAGCAGCAAGAAACATTGTTTGTTCAGGTGCAATACCACTTGGAGTGACGGATTGCTTAAACTATGGGAATCCAGAAAGACCAGAGATTTTTTGGCAACTAGAAAAATCAACAGACGGCTTGAGTGAAGCGTGTCGAGTGCTTGATACACCTGTAATTGGAGGGAATGTTTCGCTCTATAATGAACGCTCTGGAGGTGCAGTCTACCCAACGCCAGTTATTGGTATGGTTGGTCTCGTTGAAGATGTGTCATACATTACAACGCAAACGGTAAAAGAGGCTGGAGACATTTTATACGTCATTGGTGAAACGAAGCCAGAGTTTGGTGGGAGCGAGATCCAAAAAGTAATCCAAGGCAATTTATCCGGAAAAGCACCAACCATTGATTTAGAAGTGGAAAAAGATCGTCAACAGCAATTATTATCTGCGATTCGAGCAGGCATCGTTGCTTCTGCACATGATGTTGCTGAGGGTGGAATGGCTGTCGCCATTGCAGAAAAGCTATTCGGAACATCATTTGGCGCACAAGTGAATTGGACGAATGATGTAGCCGACTTATTTGCTGAAAGTCAGTCACGCTTTGTTGTAACAGTAAAAGAAGCGCACAGACAGCAGTTTGAACAAGTCGTTCGCGATGCAAAGCGTATTGGAACTGTAACAGCAGAGGAAACGCTTCAAATAACGACGGATGGAGAAACCATTCTGTCTGCTGCGGTAAAAGAACTTGAGTCAGCTTGGAAAGGGGCTATCCCATGTTTGCTGAAATCAAAGGATTAA
- the purF gene encoding amidophosphoribosyltransferase: MFAEIKGLNEECGVFAVFGHKDAAQITYYGLHSLQHRGQEGAGIVVSDGEKLSAHKGLGLVNDVFNPDILAGLHGKAAIGHVRYATAGGGGYANVQPLFFNSQKGGLAIAHNGNLVNANHLKHQLEAQGSIFQSTSDTEVLAHLIKRSGYYSLEDQMKNALSSLKGAYAFAVLNERQLMVALDPNGLRPLSIGRLGDAYVVASETCAFDIVGASFEREVLPGELLVIDDTGMRSERFVSPGNRAICSMEYVYFARPDSNVDHINVHTARKSLGKQLAIESPIEADVVTGVPDSSISAAIGYAEQAGIPYELGMIKNRYVGRTFIQPSQELREQGVKMKLSPVRGVVEGKRVVMIDDSIVRGTTSRRIVNMLREAGAVEVHVRISSPPIKNPCFYGIDTSTTEELIASSHSIEEMREMMGADSLAFLSTEGLKVGIGRSEAMHNCGQCLACFTGEYPTEIYADTLHPHAKL; the protein is encoded by the coding sequence ATGTTTGCTGAAATCAAAGGATTAAATGAAGAGTGTGGTGTGTTTGCTGTATTTGGCCATAAAGATGCCGCGCAAATAACGTACTACGGCTTGCACAGTTTACAACATCGTGGGCAGGAGGGAGCTGGTATCGTCGTTTCTGACGGCGAAAAACTCTCTGCTCACAAAGGGCTTGGTCTCGTAAATGATGTCTTTAATCCAGATATTTTAGCGGGCTTGCACGGAAAAGCAGCGATTGGGCATGTTCGCTATGCAACAGCAGGTGGGGGTGGCTATGCGAACGTTCAGCCATTGTTTTTCAACTCGCAAAAAGGCGGCCTAGCTATTGCTCATAACGGAAACTTGGTTAACGCGAATCATCTTAAACATCAACTTGAAGCACAGGGGTCGATCTTTCAATCGACGTCTGATACGGAAGTGCTTGCTCACTTAATAAAACGTAGCGGCTATTATAGTTTAGAAGATCAAATGAAAAATGCGCTCTCCTCTTTAAAAGGTGCTTATGCATTTGCCGTATTAAATGAACGCCAATTAATGGTTGCGTTAGACCCAAATGGATTACGTCCACTATCGATTGGACGGTTAGGTGATGCTTATGTGGTTGCGTCTGAAACATGTGCGTTTGATATTGTAGGGGCATCGTTTGAGCGTGAAGTATTGCCTGGAGAACTATTAGTCATTGATGATACAGGGATGCGAAGCGAGCGCTTTGTTTCCCCTGGCAATCGTGCTATTTGCAGTATGGAATATGTGTATTTTGCAAGACCTGATTCGAATGTGGATCACATCAACGTTCATACGGCTCGAAAAAGTTTAGGAAAGCAGTTAGCAATTGAGTCTCCAATTGAAGCCGATGTGGTGACAGGTGTCCCAGATTCGAGTATTTCGGCAGCCATTGGCTATGCAGAACAAGCGGGCATTCCTTATGAACTTGGCATGATTAAGAACCGGTATGTCGGAAGAACGTTCATTCAACCATCACAAGAGTTAAGAGAGCAAGGCGTTAAAATGAAACTTTCCCCTGTTCGTGGTGTGGTAGAAGGAAAACGTGTCGTTATGATTGATGACTCTATTGTGCGTGGGACGACGAGTAGACGAATTGTCAACATGTTACGAGAAGCCGGTGCCGTTGAAGTTCATGTCCGTATTTCATCACCACCAATAAAGAATCCGTGCTTTTATGGCATTGATACATCAACAACAGAAGAACTCATTGCTTCTTCTCATTCAATCGAAGAAATGAGAGAAATGATGGGTGCCGATAGCTTGGCATTTTTATCAACGGAAGGGTTAAAAGTAGGAATTGGTCGCTCAGAAGCGATGCATAACTGCGGACAATGTTTAGCTTGCTTTACAGGAGAGTACCCAACGGAAATTTATGCGGATACGCTACATCCACATGCAAAACTTTAA
- the purM gene encoding phosphoribosylformylglycinamidine cyclo-ligase yields the protein MSQAYKQAGVDIEAGYEAVKRMKAHVERTKRQGVLGGLGGFGGNFDLSHLGLKEPVLVSGTDGVGTKLMLAFMANQHDTIGQDAVAMCVNDIVVQGAEPLFFLDYLALGKADPAKIEAIVKGVADGCELAGCALIGGETAEMPGMYSEEEYDLAGFSVGAVEKSQMITGQSIEAGDVLIGLASSGLHSNGFSLVRKLLLEQAGLSLESVPKELGKPLVEELLTPTKIYVKPVLEAVRSQLVKGAAHITGGGFYENIPRMLPEGLGAEIDYGSWPIPAIFSFIKDQGSLSDQDLFSTFNMGIGMVLTVTEERLHEAIRCLEDAGEKAYIIGRVTGQSGITIGSIQP from the coding sequence GTGTCACAAGCATATAAACAAGCAGGCGTTGACATAGAAGCTGGTTACGAAGCTGTAAAACGTATGAAAGCCCATGTAGAACGGACAAAACGACAAGGTGTATTAGGTGGTTTAGGTGGATTTGGTGGGAATTTCGACTTATCCCATCTAGGGCTGAAAGAACCTGTTCTTGTTTCGGGGACAGATGGTGTGGGAACGAAGCTTATGCTTGCCTTTATGGCGAATCAGCATGATACAATCGGCCAAGATGCAGTTGCCATGTGTGTGAATGACATCGTTGTTCAAGGAGCAGAGCCGCTGTTCTTTTTAGATTATTTAGCTCTTGGCAAAGCCGATCCTGCTAAAATTGAAGCAATTGTCAAGGGTGTTGCAGACGGATGCGAATTAGCAGGTTGTGCTCTCATTGGCGGAGAAACGGCGGAAATGCCTGGGATGTACAGTGAAGAAGAATATGATTTAGCTGGTTTTTCTGTCGGTGCCGTTGAGAAAAGCCAGATGATCACTGGACAGTCTATCGAGGCTGGTGACGTACTTATTGGTTTGGCTTCAAGTGGACTTCATTCAAATGGTTTTTCGCTTGTCCGTAAGCTATTGCTTGAACAGGCCGGTCTTTCGTTGGAGAGTGTTCCTAAAGAGCTAGGAAAGCCGCTTGTGGAGGAACTGCTTACACCGACTAAAATTTACGTCAAACCTGTTCTTGAAGCTGTCCGGTCGCAGCTTGTAAAAGGGGCAGCACATATTACGGGTGGTGGGTTTTATGAAAACATCCCAAGAATGCTTCCAGAAGGTTTAGGCGCAGAAATTGATTATGGATCATGGCCAATTCCTGCGATTTTTTCATTTATAAAAGATCAAGGATCGTTGTCGGATCAGGATCTGTTCTCAACATTTAATATGGGTATTGGTATGGTGCTTACAGTAACAGAAGAACGCCTTCATGAAGCAATTCGCTGTCTAGAAGACGCTGGAGAGAAAGCCTATATTATTGGTAGAGTGACTGGCCAATCAGGTATTACAATTGGAAGTATTCAGCCATGA
- the purN gene encoding phosphoribosylglycinamide formyltransferase, giving the protein MRLAIFASGSGTNAENLIKQTQNGSAKGDVVLVVSDKRQAPVLKKASQLGVETAEVIPNSFVNKQAYEGHLIERLNAAKVELILLAGYMRLIGSVLLQAYEGRIVNIHPSLLPHFPGLDAVGQALEAKAKETGVTIHYVDAGMDTGPVIAQEKIAIALDENHASLTKKIQAVEHQLYPQVVNQLVAEKTRGENE; this is encoded by the coding sequence ATGAGGCTAGCGATCTTTGCCTCTGGCTCTGGTACAAATGCGGAGAATCTGATTAAACAAACACAAAATGGATCAGCTAAAGGAGACGTTGTACTCGTTGTCAGCGATAAACGACAGGCGCCTGTTCTTAAAAAAGCAAGTCAATTAGGAGTAGAGACTGCAGAAGTCATTCCGAACAGCTTTGTAAATAAACAAGCATATGAAGGACACTTGATTGAACGATTAAACGCAGCTAAAGTAGAGCTGATCCTATTAGCTGGCTATATGCGTCTGATTGGATCTGTACTCTTGCAAGCGTATGAAGGAAGAATCGTAAACATCCATCCTTCTTTGCTGCCGCATTTCCCAGGTCTTGATGCAGTTGGACAAGCACTTGAAGCAAAAGCAAAGGAAACTGGTGTTACCATCCATTATGTCGATGCAGGCATGGATACAGGTCCGGTGATCGCCCAAGAAAAAATAGCGATTGCGTTAGATGAAAATCATGCTTCATTAACAAAAAAAATTCAAGCAGTCGAGCACCAACTTTACCCACAGGTTGTCAATCAGCTTGTGGCAGAAAAGACTAGGGGAGAAAACGAATGA